In the Drosophila biarmipes strain raj3 chromosome X, RU_DBia_V1.1, whole genome shotgun sequence genome, one interval contains:
- the LOC108027489 gene encoding alpha-protein kinase 1-like, whose amino-acid sequence MTPPRLSRYLMAVRGGRDGEQHSKNSQTDEEKQRDRQRNEREAKKEEQDAINYKRDKEQREARLLDFEIRRQQKRDEQQQQRQQQQQLQQHREQQHQQQQHQREQQQQHRDQQLHQQSSEKSPPTSSAAAAAAAAAHQAHPHPQQQRQHLHLQQQHLQQQQQQQSAGSGSSNTPVTPKLQTPPPDRSLPPAFRSRSIEREILYERKRFSQPEAGEIKVFHHKPSSNAAIHPPPIMPLHPTHLHLPAAHFRFFERWTKSRSSGMMSLFIF is encoded by the exons ACAGCAAGAACTCGCAGACCGACGAAGAGAAGCAGCGCGATCGACAGCGAAACGAGCGCGAGGCCAAAAAGGAAGAGCAGGACGCCATCAACTACAAG CGCGACAAGGAGCAACGCGAGGCCCGTCTGCTGGACTTTGAGATACGCCGCCAGCAGAAGCGggacgagcagcagcagcagcgccagcagcagcagcaactgcagcagcaccgcgagcagcagcaccagcagcagcagcaccagcgcgagcagcagcagcagcaccgcGACCAGCAGCTACACCAGCAGTCCAGCGAGAAGAGCCCGCCCACCTcgtccgccgccgccgcagccgccgctgccgcccaCCAAGCGCATCCTcatccgcagcagcagcgacagcacctgcacctgcagcagcagcacctgcaacagcagcagcagcaacagtcagcgggcagcggcagcagcaacacaccTGTGACCCCCAAGTTGCAGACGCCGCCCCCCGATCGATCGCTGCCCCCCGCCTTCCGGAGCCGCTCCATCGAGCGGGAGATACTCTACGAGCGGAAGCGATTCTCGCAGCCGGAAGCCGGCGAGATCAAGGTTTTCCATCACAAACCATCTAGCAATGCCGCCAtccacccaccacccatcATGCCCCTCCATCCAACCCATCTGCACCTGCCAGCGGCACATTTTCGTTTTTTCGAAAGGTGGACAAAAAGTCGGTCGAGTGGCATGATGtcactatttattttttaa